In the Mya arenaria isolate MELC-2E11 chromosome 11, ASM2691426v1 genome, one interval contains:
- the LOC128208460 gene encoding serine/arginine repetitive matrix protein 2-like, whose translation MPVTGPAVRDKPKRCQEQAQLSGTSPAVKDKPRRCQEQVQLSRTSQEDVRDRPSCQGQAKPVPGTSPAVRDKPRRCQEQAQLSGTSPAVKDKPRRCQGKAPLSGTSQKDARDKPSWTSQNDARDKPSCQRQAKKMPGTSPVVRDKSSCQGQVKKMPGKGPAVRDKPKRCQGQAQLSGTSPAVKDKPRCQGQAPLSGTSQECARNKPSCQGQVQLSRTSQEDARDKPRCQGQAKKVPGTSPAVRDKPRRCQEQAQLSGTSPAVRDKPKDARDKPRCQGQAKKVPGTSPAVRVKYSCQGQANKVPGTSPAVRDKPRRCQEQAQLSGTSQEDARDKPRCQGQAKKMQGTSPAVRDKSSCQKQAQPPGTSQEDARDKTSCQGQSKKIPGTSPAVRDKSSCQEQAQLPGTSQEDARDEQSCQGEARLSGTSPAARDKLSC comes from the exons ATGCCAGTGACAGGCCCAGCTGTCAGGGACAAGCCAAAAAGATGCCAGGAACAAGCCCAGCTGTCAGGGACAAGTCCAGCTGTCAAGGACAAGCCAAGAAGATGCCAggaacaagtccagctgtcaaGGACAAGCCAAGAAGATGTCAGGGACAGGCCCAGCTGTCAGGGACAAGCCAAACCGGTGCCAGGAACAAGCCCAGCTGtcagggacaagccaagaagGTGCCAGGAACAAGCCCAGCTGTCAGGGACAAGTCCAGCTGTCAAGGACAAGCCAAGAAGATGCCAGGGAAAGGCCCCGCTGTCAGGGACAAGCCAAAAAGATgccagggacaagcccagct GGACAAGCCAAAACGATgccagggacaagcccagctgTCAGAGACAAGCCAAGAAGATgccagggacaagcccagttgtcAGGGACAAGTCCAGCTGTCAGGGACAAGTCAAGAAGATGCCAGGGAAAGGCCCCGCTGTCAGGGACAAGCCAAAAAGATgccagggacaagcccagctgTCAGGGACAAGTCCAGCTGTCAAGGACAAGCCCCGCTGTCAAGGACAAGCCCCGTTGtcagggacaagccaagaaTGTGCCAGGAACAAGCCCAGCTGTCAGGGACAAGTCCAGCTGTCAAGGACAAGCCAAGAAGATGCCAGGGACAAGCCCCGCTGtcagggacaagccaagaagGTGCCAggaacaagtccagctgtcagggacaagccaagaagGTGCCAGGAACAAGCCCAGCTGTCAGGGACAAGTCCAGCTGTCAGGGACAAGCCAAAAGATGCCAGGGACAAGCCCCGATGtcagggacaagccaagaaggtgccagggacaagcccagctgTCAGGGTCAAGTACAGCTGTCAGGGACAAGCCAATAAGGTgccagggacaagcccagctgtcagggacaagccaagaagGTGCCAGGAACAAGCCCAGCTGtcagggacaagccaagaagATGCCAGGGACAAGCCTCGCTGtcagggacaagccaagaagATGCAAGGGACAAGCCCAGCTGTCAGGGACAAGTCCAGCTGCCAGAAACAAGCACAGCCGCcagggacaagccaagaagATGCCAGGGACAAGACCAGCTGTCAGGGACAATCCAAGAAGATaccagggacaagcccagctgTCAGGGACAAGTCCAGCTGCCAGGAACAAGCACAGCTGCcagggacaagccaagaagATGCCAGGGACGAGCAAAGCTGCCAGGGAGAAGCCCGGCTGTCTGGGACAAGCCCAGCTGCCAGGGACAAGCTAAGCTGCTAG
- the LOC128207594 gene encoding sodium-coupled monocarboxylate transporter 1-like, with protein sequence MATQGLNVADYVVMAIFVGISSLIGFYYGLCTKQRTTEEYLLGGRRMHLLPVAISLAVTFQSAISIMGTSAEIYMYHTMGTYGDIGFIMATIFQAFAIVPLMHPLKLTSSYEYLYLRFESRAVQLLATVLGMLQTLLYISIVLFTPALALEAGRINKPPH encoded by the exons ATGGCAACTCAGGGTCTAAATGTTGCGGATTATGTTGTGATGGCGATATTTGTCGGTATCTCTTCGCTGATTGGGTTTTACTACGGACTATGCACGAAACAGCGAACCACTGAAGAGTATCTTCTCGGAGGGAGGAGAATGCATTTACTTCCGGTTGCCATTTCGCTAGCCGTCACGTTCCAG TCGGCCATTTCAATTATGGGGACGTCTGcagaaatatacatgtaccacaCTATGGGAACGTATGGTGACATTGGGTTTATCATGGCAACGATCTTCCAGGCGTTTGCAATTGTACCTCTCATGCATCCACTGAAACTGACCAGCTCCTACGAG TACCTGTACCTACGGTTCGAGTCCCGGGCTGTCCAGTTATTGGCAACTGTGCTTGGTATGCTGCAGACA tTGCTGTACATCAGTATTGTTCTTTTTACCCCCGCACTAGCGTTAGAGGCAGGTAGGATCAATAAACCCCCGCATTAG